In Miscanthus floridulus cultivar M001 chromosome 8, ASM1932011v1, whole genome shotgun sequence, the sequence CCCTCCCCCCTGTGCCGCGGCCGACCCGCTCGATCTCCGGCAACGACGCCTCCAGGCCTCTCCGTCGCCCCGGCCTGTCCTCCGCGCAGCGGACTCGCGGCCACACCAGCCGGTCCTACGCGCCACACGGTGCGGCGCCGCCTCGCCCTCTCGCAACCCCGGCCACAGCCCGCTCCCACCACGGACCCGTCCCAGCCCCGGCCAGAGTTCCTCTTTCCCTTGGGCGGGCGTGTGGGAGCTCCGCTGCTGCCGCCTCGGTCGAGCGCGCGGGAGCGCCTCCCTCCCTCCGGCGTTCCCTCCCTGCGAGCGCCGACGAGCGCTGGGCGAGCGCCAGCGAGCACCTCTGCCCCCACACGACGCTGCTCATCACCGGCGGCGGGGGAGCAGGTCCAGATCCGGCAAGGCAACCAAGGCCGACGGCTCCTCTCCCCACCGGAGGCGCGCATCCTCCTGCCCCACCTGCGGCCTCGGACATGGCGACGGTGCTGCAGCGCGCCTCCCTCAACTCGCGCCTGCGAGCGGGCAAGGCAcccggccatggtggccctccccAGATCCGGGGCGACGGTGGGGGCGCGATGTGGATCTGGGGCGGCGATGCGGAGCCCCCCTCGATGCTGGCTGCGGAGAGGCGGAGCTGCCGTGCGGCCGCCGTATTAAGCCGGCTCCGGTCGTTCCCTTCCCTCGTGGTGGTGGGCCTGGCGGAGACGCAAAGAGGCGGAGGGACGACGGTTTTTTTTGCCTTCCGCGTCACCTCCGACCCAAAATGGGTGCTGTGTTTGTCTACTCAGTTGGAGCCTGTTTTTTGCCGCTAAAATACTATGCACGACGCTTTTTTTTGAATGGGTCGCGTTATTGGAGACAGTCAAACATGTGTGACATGGTACATGCTCGATGACATGGCAGTATGGCACCGTTGTGCGTTGGGGCTGCCCTCACGCGCCGTACATGTGACAACCGTCCCTCCTCCGCATTCTTTCCTCCCCTCATTTTCCCTCCCAAAAACCGAAAGCCTCCATCCGCACCAAAACCAAaaggggctcttgcgtttgtacccttgttttatatcgaaattgtgattttacccctattttttaactttgtgaatttacccctactgtgtcATCCACGAAGCatcagtttgcccctgctccgtcatccacccctaacggtgttaaactttgtataaaaggacatgaatgcccatgcgattttgcccctgtttgttatgcctaattgtgattttaccctgatttggaattagactttttattgtatgctgacaattgattaaatttggtcaaacatatttgACACAGCTTGtaattatttgaactcagatttaatattgataaatattcaaaacTATTTATGCAGAGCTCATCATCTGGCATCTGGAGTACATTGTGATCAATGAACTCTCCACGCACTCAAGCCTATCAAAGCATAAACGAAGAGAGACAGCATGCAACTCCTTGCCAATCCTCAGATACCCACTCATAGCACATGCCCTGAGGCCAATCACAACAGTCATAGAATCTAGCCCCGGACCATGGCAACTCCTCATCTACGACACCAACCTCATCACCTCGCCGTCGTTCCCCGCCTTCAAATTTCCTGCCGCAACCGCATTTCAGGTGACAATGTTCGCCCCAGGAACCCACTGCAGCGGATCCAGAAACTCATTAAATGTCTTCTTGTAGAATTCATTGTACTCAGTTTTCGCAATTTCGCAACTTCCTTTGGATTCCTCATCTGCATGGAACAAAATAACCAACTTCAATATCTCCAACAGCAAATGGAAACCTAAGTCTGTAAATGTACTTATCTGACATACTTGACATGACTTAGCTAGGAATATTTAGATCATGGTAGCACATAAATTGGGGTCAGCTTACCCATATGGGCTTCGTTTCATTAGCCAATTCCCAGTCCCAGTATTTCTCGGTTATAGTTTTCTTCTTTTTCTGCTTTTCACCCTATAACAGAAGAGGATACATGCAGGGTGATATAGCAGTAACAGAGAGACCGAACTCGAACTCAAATAACTCACACAGAACTAACCTCAGTAGCCTCTTCACCTTCTTTtgattcttcctcctcttcaaccTGTTCAGATAAGGAATATAGGTATAGATGTAAATACAATAATTGTAGCAGAAGGAAGCAGAATTACAATAAACCATATCACGATCCTACCTCAACTGTTCTTGATTTCTTCTGCCATGTATATATGGGGAATGAGACAAACTGCGAATAGTTCTTAACTAAGCCTTGAATCCTCGCAGGGTCAGCAAACTCGTATTTGTCATCATCCTGAAACAAGAAGGCAATAAGAATTCTGCTAGAGTGTAGAGATCATATAGAAAGAGTTTTAAAGTTTCTTACTCTCAAATAAAGAGTAATATGTGTTCCACGTGTCAGCGTTTTCTCAGGATCAGTTTCTTCCTTGATTACGTAACAGCTGCTGTCAGCCTCTGCTTCCCACACATACTGCTAGAGTGTAGAGTTCATCTTTAGTCATTCCAATGCCAGTATCTCTGTAGCATTCACAAAATGAGTCTGAATAATGATTTTAATCACATCTGATAAATTAAAATGGTGACTGACAATGGTTTAATGAACAACTTACGTGATAGTGACTGTCCCAGCCTCTGAGTCAGGTTTAATCCTTATCACCAAGTCACCACCATCAACCAACACAGAAGGATCCATTACACTGAGGAATCTCAGCTTATCCAGTGCATCACTCGCGTTACTGGATGGCAACATAAATTGTGTCAGAGTTCAGTTGTTCAGGAGGTGTAGAAATGTAGTTTGTGAATAGCAGCAATTCATCCTTGGTCATAAGAACAAGTCAATTCAATTGTGCACGCCGAGAAGATGACTGACCTTACAAGTTCACGGAGAAATACTTCCTTGTGGCTGTACAAACTGTGTACAATTAAGTCCAGCAAGCGGCTAACCTGCAGGGCATAGAGAAACGCTACATAAACACAGAAGCGTTCAATTGCAGATTCCATGAAGACAAGCAGAATTTTGTTAATCGCGAAACACGAATTTGGCCACAGCCCAACAGCAAAGTGCAACAGCATACTGAATGAGTGAATGCAGCACACAAGTGACAATTCATGTACCCCAATCCCAAATTCCCGAATTCGATAGCTCACCTCAGCCTGGTACTCGAACTTCTCGCCGGCCGTCTCCTCCTCGTCGGCAGGCTTCTCGACGACGGCGGCGTCGCACCTCACCCCGACCATCCTCCGCCTCGCGGCCTCCCATCTTACCCCTACCGCGCACCTCGTGGCGGCGCCCCTGCCCTGCGGCACGAGCGCGGCCTGTGGAAGACTCCGGGACGACGAGCTCGGCAGCAGTGCGGCCACCGGGACGGGAGCCTGCGTGGGGAGGAGGAGCGGAGGAAGGAGGGGAGGAGGCGTCGCGGAGACACGCTGCTAGGCGCCACCGGGAGCCGCGGCCAGGCGCCGCTGGGAGCCGCGGCAAGGCACCGGAGCCGCTTGCCCGCCCCTGCAGCCACGAAGCCGGGCGCCCAGAGGAAGAAGACGACCCGCGGCCGGGCGCCGCCAGGACCTGCAGGCGGACGCCGCCGGTGAGCCACggcagggcgccgccgccgccgccgccgcccggcgcgCGCACGCCGACCCGTGGGCGGGCGCTGCGGCCTCCCCGCGCCCGCACCTTGGAGCCGCGACCGGGAGGCAGCCCCGCGTCCTGGAAGCAGCCCCTCCCTGTGCTCGAACCTGGAGTCGTGGCTTTGTTTGGGACGAGGAGATAAGGATGAGGGGCACAATGGTCATTTGGCCTTTGTTTTTCAgatttagaatttttttaatttgtttaatCCATGTCCATTTGACGGACGTCAGAAGCAGGGGCAAACGGACCTTTCAGTTCAAAATaacaggggtaaaaacacaaagttgaaaaaggaagggcaaaatcacaattagctTACTGGACAGGGGTAAGAACACCATTTTACCAAACCAAAACCCCCAAAACCCTCACCATCTCGGAAGCACCCGCATCATTCCGCAGGCCACACCGGGCGATTCGCCCCGCTACGGCTGCCTTGCTCCTCCAATCCGCGATCTGGTACGTGATCCGAGCGCGATCTCGCGGTCGGCGCGGAATTGGGGGGAGGAATTCAAACGGTGTCGCAAGCGCGCGGTTCCCGGAAGCTTCCAGAACGTTCGGGCCCGCCCTGTTCCGGTCCGCGCTCCGGATTGCCCGAGCCGACCCAGGATTTCGCGGGGACCGGCGCGGCGGATTCACTGGGTGCGCCGCGAGGGGTTGGAATGGGGGCGGCGCGCCACCTCCTCGGCGTGGCGATGCTCTGCGCCTTGTTCGCCTCCGCCGCGTCCTTCACCGACCCCCCTGATGGTGAGTATCCTGGCCCCTCGTTCCGTAGGTTACGGCCATCCAGCACTTATCCCGTGGCATGCTCTACTCGTCGCGCTTGTGGCGTCTCCGAGTCAGTGTTTGTCAATTCGGTTCCCAGCGCGCGTGTGAATGTAGTCGCTTGCACGTTGTCTGGCACTTGCTTGTAGTTTGAGGTGGTTCATTTTGGGCGCAGCTGTGCGTGCGTCTATGCATGCTTGCTATTGAATTTTGCTCTGTGATGGTTGGCTACGATCGCGAGACCGGGATAGTCATCTCATCTCTCATCTGTGCATGCTCACACATGGGATTGATAGTGGTCGTTGCATTTAACCCTGGGTACACAATACTCCGACCATGCTTGTTTTCCTTTGCTCAAATACCTTGGTGGGATACTGGGATGCAATTCTGTTGTGTCTCTGTGTTTTTGGTGCTCTGAAGTTGTGACTTTGTAAGCAGTAGGTTCCAACAGGTTTGTTGTATTGTGCTTATTTTGTCACATTTTTTTTGCTGCTTCGCAGCATTAGGACTTTGGGGGTTATATCGCACATTGGAGTCGCCGTGGCAGCTCTCTGGTTGGACATTCCAGGGCGGTGATCCATGCGGTGAGGGTAGAGGGAGTAAACACTGGCGAGGCGTCGTTTGCAAGGGATCGTCCATTGTCGCAATGTAATTCTTAAATTAGCTCATTaacttttttattattttttcttaCAAATTAATAGAAAGCTAATCAACTGGCTTTGTTATTTGCTCTGCTACTCACATGCAGAAATATTAGCGGGCTCGGAGTTGGAGGATGGCTTGGCCCAGATATGCTAAAGTTTCAGTCGTTGAAAAAGCTGTGAGCTTCTAATTCCCAAGTTTCTGTACAATGCTAGCTGGTTTTGACTTCGCAATTCTTGATTCAATTTAGTTTGTGGTGCTTTTCTTCTCATGTTGATGATAGGGACATGAGCTTCAATAACATTGCTGGTGAAATCCCTCCCACTTTGCCCCCAAATGTGGAATACTTGTATGCCCCTTTTCCCTTCTTTGGATATCACCTTTAACTGACTCAATACTTAAAATATTAAATACAAATTATGTGCCTATGGTTGTTCTCTTGCAGAAATCTGGCAGCCAACAAGTTTGAAGGGAATATACCATCATCATTACCATGGTTGCACTCCCTGAAATATCTGTGAGTGTATTTTTTTGAATGGAGTGTTTCACATTCTGTAATCTGGTTGTACAATTAACTGACCGATGTGTAACTTTTTGTGGCAGGAACTTTAGCTACAATAAACTCTCTGGAGTAATTGGTGATGTTTTTGTTAACATGGATAGCTTAGAAACGATGTAGGTTCCCTCATCTTAATTACTCAGTCATCTGTCCAGTTGGAAGCGATTTTTTATCTCCCTTTGATGTTCATTAATATAACATTGGCAATAAGACATGGGAATTCTTCCTTTAATGTATGCATCTACAGTAGAAACTTCAGCAGTACATTAGTGTCTACACATTCGTTTGCTAGCTTTTATTCATCTAATACATTTGTGGATATGGTCCTTGCGGTTACTCAGTTGTGCCcatacatgttttcttgcatctGACCGATGGCTGTATGATGTTTTATCATTCACAATGGATGGTTTGATGTGTTTTGTTCCTATCATGTAGAATATGTTGTGTGTGCACAGCAAGCTGTCCTAAATGTCTGCActtcatttcctttttctttttcttttggttAAGATCTGTTCTGTGCTTCCTTCAAACAGGTTTCCACCTGTTCATTTTTAGTTGTTGAAAAAGTGCACATTTTGATGCTAGAGCAGTTTTGTTTCCACCCTTCATGGCATTCTCATATCCTGACCATCCTTGCAAACAAAAATGTCCCAATTTATTTGATCTTTATCGACTCATGTGAAGTTTATCCCCCACCCTGGTTTTCAGGGATGTGTCATTCAATGCTTTCAGTGGTGACCTACCAAGATCGTTTAGCTCATTGACGAACCTTCGCTATCTGTAAGACCGATCTGCCTTTGGAGCCAGCTATTTCATGCACATGGACACAGCACCTGTTTGAATATAGGTTTTCTCGTTTTTGCATTTACAGTTATCTACATCATAACGAGTTCACAGGATCTGTGATTTTGTTAGCAGGCCTTCCATTGTCATCCCTGTAAGAATTCTGACTGGATTTGTTGCTTAAATATATTTTCCTGCATTTTATGCAGCTTAACTCTTGATCCTGACGATCATAAATTTTTTGGCACAGCAATATTGAAAATAATCACTTCAGTGGCTATGTTCCTGGACCATTTCAGTCCATTCCTGAGCTGAGGTATTGAATTCTGCTATACTTtgccctcctccccctcctctctgCCTATCTCTACGTGTCTTGGCTTCATATCTAGCTAAATAAATTATTAACTTTGTGGTCAACATTCCAGGATTGATGGAAACCAATTTCAACCTGGTTTCAAACATGCATCGTCCTCATTTACTAGGAGGACCCCTCCAGATCCACCTCAATCTTTGTCTCCACCTCCAACTCaatctccacctccacctccaccagcAGCTAAACAGAAACCAAAGCAAAGGCCAAAATCTCTAAAGCCTTCTTTTGGTTATTCTTCTCTGGAAAATAATAGCTACCATAGGAAGTCACACTCTCGAGTGACATCTGCTGCAATAGCTAGTGCCACATGTACAGTATTTGTACTCCTCATTGTTGGATTGGTTCTGAAAAGTCGGAGAAGCTGTTCATGCAACCCTAAGAGCACCTCTAACCATGCCAAGACTTTACCAGCCAATATGGAAACAGGTACACATGGGAATTTAAATTGTTCAATCATAAAATATTCATCCATTTGTAACTGATACCGATAGCTAGAATTCTATTTTATTTTCATTACAAATCTAGGATCCGAACTCTAAATCTAGGACTCATCATAAAACCTGAACTGTTCGTTATTTTCAAGGCACATTTGTTAAATGCATCCATGTACATATGTTTGCTTTTCATTCTTTGATGCTGCGTTCTTTATTTACAGGATAGACTAAGATTATTTCACATCACTAAAACTCATGTTTTCCATTTTACAGTCCCTAAAGCAAATGAGGTCCTGTACTCTTGGAGTTCTCTATTGATTGGCAGTGATACTTCATCTAGTAATGGCATTACATCTGAAAGAGTTCCCAAAATAAAAAGTTGGTTCAAGACATCTAAAAACCTTCTAACTGCAAAGCAGTTTCCAGCTGCGGACATTCTAGCGGCTACCAGGGACTTCAATGAAGAATGTTTTATTGGTGAAGGTCTCACTGGTCGAGTTTATAGAGGTGATTTTTCTGATGGCCAGGTATGGTAGTTTgataataaatatacaaatattgtTGTCTTCTCTCTTATGTAGTATCCTTGTTGGAAAATAGTATTATTAATTATCACTTAATCTTGAGGAAGATTTTATGACATGATTTAATACAACATGCATTTCAGACCCCTAATAGCTGAAGTGTGCTCTACTGCTATCTCATCCACATATCCACAAATTGATTTTTTTTCCCTGTCTCGGCATGAAAGCTTGCTTGTCAGTGTTCCGTGCTGCAGGCTCTTTCTGCTTTCTTGTTCTGGGAATTCCTATTTACTGCTTGCATGAGTAACAAGCCGCCGTTTACCTATCCTGCTGTGTTGGATAGTGGACATCAGGTTTAAGCAGTTTGGGGGCCTTCTCTGACCAGAGAAAGGTTGTGATGAGAGGGGTTACTGTGAGGGGAGGAAGCACATGCTTTTCTTTTTATTGATGTCTTTGAGTCTTGATAAGATATACCTTTAAGGTGCAAGGAGGATGAAATTTGTAGTGTAATATATCGCTCCTGAAGTAAGTTCTCATTGTCTTGATGCAAATTTGCTCTTCAGTAACATAAAAATTTTGTGATTTTTCTAAATATTGAAGTACGGGTTAGGTTGTGATGAGAGGGGTTACTGTGAGGGGAGGAAGCACATGCTTTTCTTTTTATTGATGTCTTTGAGTCTTGATAAGATGTACCTTTAAGGTGCAAGGAGGATGGAATTTGTAGTGTAATATGTTGCTCCTGAAATAAGTTCTCATTGTCTTAATGCAAATTTGTTCTTCAGTAACATAattttttgtgatttttctaaaTATTGAAGTACGGGTTTACCAAATTTCCTAGCGGTCATgattttctctataattttacTAAAATTTTCTCAATATGTTCACAGCTCCTGGCTATCAAGAGGATTGACATGGTAGATCTGTCATTATCAGAACAGGATGAATTAATGGACATGCTTTGGAATATCTCCAGATTAAAGCACCCCAATATCAGTGCGCTTGTGGGATATTGTGTGGAATTTGGACATTGTGCGCTTCTATATGAGTACGCCGAAAATGGCTCTCTTGCTGATATTCTGTTTTCAGCAGCCACAAGATCCAGGGCTTTGTCATGGAAAGCTCGGATGAAGATTGCTCTTGGAGTTGCCTATGCTCTGGAGTAAGATTTACACTCTGAGCAAattactttcaccttctttttTTTGTACAGCGTGGTTATCAATTACATATATTTGCACTAATAGGGGCTTTTTCTTAGTGCAAAACACCAAAAGTATTAGTTAGAGTGGAACcctcttttaattttttaaattttatatgGGCATTAGCTTTCCCAATTTTTATATGTATCTTTATCTGTGCAGATACATGCACTTGACGTGTTCCCCTCCAGTTGCCCATGGAAATATTAAAGCTAGAAATATTTTGCTTGATGCTCAGCTCATGCCCTACCTCTGTGACAGTGGGTTAACCAAGTTAAGCCATTTTGTCAACACCACAAGAATGGTCAGTGTCCTCATGTTTCCCGGTTACCAAGGATAGTAGTACTACTTTGTATGTAATCTTTAGTATGACTATACAGTTATCTAATTcccccgttccaaattataagtcgttttggcttttctaggtactccctccgttccaaattataagacattttagcttttctagatacattgcttttactatttatctagacatagtgtatgtctaagtgcatagcaaaattatgtatctagaaaagcaaaaacgtcttataatatggaatggagggagtacatagattttgctatatatctagaattctaggtgcatagcaaaagctatgtacctaaaaaagccaacttataatttggaactgaggGAGTATTCAATTAATTCTAGGATCAAGTTGCACCTTGAACGCCGATCATCCGTTTTATCCTAATGCATAAACGATGGCCTCTCTTGATTGGAATATGAATTCAAAACAGAAACTGCATCTTATTCAAAACTGAGATTTATTACTGAACATACTCTCGGATGTTGGTACTTATGAAATATTGGTGTAATTTGGttagtttccttgcttgatgttTTCTCTCCAAACATATTAAGCCTGTTAGTGTATTGTGTACCCTAGAACTACTTGTACCCTGTTCTCCCAAAAAATGTGTGATAATAAATATtgttttttgttaaaaaaaacaaatgttGCTTTTATGTTTGCTTGCTGAATATTTCAAATTGAATTCCTATAACTCGATCAGCTGGCCATTAATGGTTGCTCATTTGATTATGTTCTTTAAAATAACACTTCCTCACCTGAACAGAAGGATTCAGAAGCTATCACCAGTGCTAAAGGCTATGCTGCCCCTGAGCTCAGTGATCCAGGAGCAGATGGCATCAAAGCTGATATTTACAGTTTTGGTGTTATTTTGCTTGTGCTTTTGACTGGGCAAAAGGCTTTTGACAGGTACGTATTCTCTGTTCTCTTCTGTACCTAAGTTGCAGTCTGGATTTCTAACTAAAGAGTCTTTTCCTCTTCAGTTCAAGAAGGCCAAACGAGCAGTTTCTAGTAGATTGGGCAGCTCCTCATCTTGATGATCTTGATTCACTGGAAAGAATAACTGCTCCAAGAATAAGGGGCTCTATGCCACCTAAAGCTATATCTTCATTAGGCATTATCATCTTGCTTTGCGTCAAGGTAGTTCTCCATTCTCTTTCCTGGTACATATTCGCATTTAACTTTTGAGCTCTGCAGACTGTGTAAGTTGTGGAGGAGCGTGCCTGGTGCTAGTTGAAAGGCTTAGAGTTTTTGTGTATATAAATCGTCAAGCATTAGGGCTGATAATATATTGTTGCGGCAATTCTGATGACGTAAAGATTAATCAATTAGACTTTACCACAAGCTACAATTACTCATGGAGTCATGGTATTTCTTCCACAATGCAGCAATCACCAGATCTCCGCCCGCCAATGACAATCATAGCAGACAAATTAGTAAAGCTTGTCGAATCAACAGGTCTTCAAAAGATTAGCACAACACAGCACTTGGAGGTTGATGCTCAGGACCCCTCTTTCATAACAACCCGACCGTATTTTGAGCCGTCCTCTACTGGTATTTCACTGGATAGTGCTTCTTATTTCTGCTTAAGCTCTTGTCATCACAGTTATCAAAGTCTTGATAGCCTTGATTATTTTCATCAGTCAGTCAGGGTGGAACAGAGAGCTGCATATCCCGGTGATGAATGCTTGTTCTTCTCCAATTCTTCCGGGTCTTATGCTGCCTTATCTACTCGATGGCACTCCAAGTATCTCGAGTTCTCGACCGTGTCGCACCTCTTTCCGCATTTCTTACCCATGCCAATTGGTGATGGTCAAAGCTGCTGTGTTAAACGCCCTGACTACAAGGACTGGAATACGGGTAGATACAGACGTTGTTGTCAACGGAGAAAGCAGTAGAACAAACTCCGTCCAGTCTCTTACTCCTGGAGAAACTGGTTCAATCTTGGTTAGTGGTTACCCGTACAGTTTTTTTTAATCTCTACCCGTACAGTGCTACTTACGCGAGTTCTTTACCCCGTCTCTTTGGGACCAGAGTAATCTGAGCCCACATGGGGATGATATTTTGGGTGCTCTTTTGTGGTTTGTCCATATCCAGTTTTTTTTTCTCCAGTTTGACAGGTCGGGTGGCCCCTATCTCACTTCCTGTAGTCTGCTGTATTTGTATATATGTTCGCTGTCTGTGAAACTGTGGAGATAACAAGTGTTAGCTAGCCAGTGGACATTGGCTTCCAGCGGCATCCGATGATCCGATCTGGCTTGGTCCTGAAGCGCCCATGCCCATGGCACTGGGTTCACATGTTTTCCTGTGAATATTTTTGGATGATACGTGACGAAACCAGCATATTTCGATCTCGGCTGTGGTGTTCGTGATGCACGGAGAGAAATTGACCAGCCTGTCGTTTGTACGTGTTCTGCTGCTCTGTTAAAAGTCTGGATTATTCTAACACCTGCAGGGTCATTTTTACTACAGTACCTCATTTCACGAGTTACCAGTGAGGTGATCTTTTTCCTACTGGGAAGGTATCTCAAAATTATACTGTACGTAGACAGGGTACTAGAAATTGGTACGGTATCTAGTCGTTTTAAAATGTATAAAGTTATTTTACCTTTTGTTTTCTAAGTCAATTATACGTAGAGAGTATTTGCCAAATTTTGATCTCCCCTCCGGGCCGGTTATAATCTGGCGGTATTTCTTGTGCATTCTAAGTTCTAAAGACggtaaaataaaaaaatgctCTGTTAGTAATGTCATGTTAGTAGCTTGGTAGTAAATGGTAGTAACTCAAATGTACAATCCATGGTGCAATACAATCGTACAGAGTACATTTTATTTGACAAGCAGCCTCATGCATGCAATAATGCAACCTCCCATATTGGAGGTGGAGCTGAAAGAGCCTGATACCGAGAAACTAATGTTGCGGATCAGTCGATCAGATGGAGATGCTGTTGGGGATGCCCCTCCCGGTGACTCCCGGCTTGGAGAAGGGCTTGAGCAGCTCGTACGGCACGATCCCGGCTCCAAACCGGTTCTTGTTCTCCGGGTTGTTGTTGCACTCGTCGATGAATCCCTCGATCTCCCTCATCCTGCCGCTGAACTTCTCGAACGCCGCCTTCACCATGGCCTCCGCCAGCCACGACGGCTCCGCGAACTCCCCCATGTACTCCTCGTCGGGCGAGTGCGACGACAGGATGTCCAGCGTCGCCATGACCCTGATGGCCTGCATCTGCGTGGGTAGCATGTCCAGCAGGGTCGTCTCCGGCTGCGTCAGGAACTTCTTCATCTCCTCGTCCTCGCCCTCCTCCACGGGCATGTTCTTCCGGATGGTGGTCGGGCGGTTGGGGAAGTAGCCGCCGAAGTGGTACTGGCCGAAGTTGACGGCCGAGTGGTGGGCGGAGGTGACCCACATGATGGTGGTGAGCGTCTCCGCGAGGCTGTCGCGGGTGTTGAGCACGGGCCACCACGGCTCGTCCTTCTTGTCGCCGTGGCCCACGTTGCGCACCTCGTCCCAGAACGCCTTCAGCTCCGGGTCGGCGGCGACGGCCTCGTCGGACTTGTAGTAGACGTTGACGTAGTCGGCTGCCCACTGCCTGATGGAGTTCCAGACCATGAGCCCGTCGTGGGCGTAGGGGTAGTCCTTGATGGTGAGCTCCAGCTCGCCGTCGTCCCGGCGCACGGCGAGCCCACGCTTGACGAGGTCGTTGGGCA encodes:
- the LOC136475963 gene encoding protein STRUBBELIG-RECEPTOR FAMILY 8-like isoform X1, which codes for MGAARHLLGVAMLCALFASAASFTDPPDALGLWGLYRTLESPWQLSGWTFQGGDPCGEGRGSKHWRGVVCKGSSIVAINISGLGVGGWLGPDMLKFQSLKKLDMSFNNIAGEIPPTLPPNVEYLNLAANKFEGNIPSSLPWLHSLKYLNFSYNKLSGVIGDVFVNMDSLETMDVSFNAFSGDLPRSFSSLTNLRYLYLHHNEFTGSVILLAGLPLSSLNIENNHFSGYVPGPFQSIPELRIDGNQFQPGFKHASSSFTRRTPPDPPQSLSPPPTQSPPPPPPAAKQKPKQRPKSLKPSFGYSSLENNSYHRKSHSRVTSAAIASATCTVFVLLIVGLVLKSRRSCSCNPKSTSNHAKTLPANMETVPKANEVLYSWSSLLIGSDTSSSNGITSERVPKIKSWFKTSKNLLTAKQFPAADILAATRDFNEECFIGEGLTGRVYRGDFSDGQLLAIKRIDMVDLSLSEQDELMDMLWNISRLKHPNISALVGYCVEFGHCALLYEYAENGSLADILFSAATRSRALSWKARMKIALGVAYALEYMHLTCSPPVAHGNIKARNILLDAQLMPYLCDSGLTKLSHFVNTTRMKDSEAITSAKGYAAPELSDPGADGIKADIYSFGVILLVLLTGQKAFDSSRRPNEQFLVDWAAPHLDDLDSLERITAPRIRGSMPPKAISSLGIIILLCVKQSPDLRPPMTIIADKLVKLVESTGLQKISTTQHLEVDAQDPSFITTRPYFEPSSTVSQGGTESCISR
- the LOC136475963 gene encoding protein STRUBBELIG-RECEPTOR FAMILY 8-like isoform X2 codes for the protein MLKFQSLKKLDMSFNNIAGEIPPTLPPNVEYLNLAANKFEGNIPSSLPWLHSLKYLNFSYNKLSGVIGDVFVNMDSLETMDVSFNAFSGDLPRSFSSLTNLRYLYLHHNEFTGSVILLAGLPLSSLNIENNHFSGYVPGPFQSIPELRIDGNQFQPGFKHASSSFTRRTPPDPPQSLSPPPTQSPPPPPPAAKQKPKQRPKSLKPSFGYSSLENNSYHRKSHSRVTSAAIASATCTVFVLLIVGLVLKSRRSCSCNPKSTSNHAKTLPANMETVPKANEVLYSWSSLLIGSDTSSSNGITSERVPKIKSWFKTSKNLLTAKQFPAADILAATRDFNEECFIGEGLTGRVYRGDFSDGQLLAIKRIDMVDLSLSEQDELMDMLWNISRLKHPNISALVGYCVEFGHCALLYEYAENGSLADILFSAATRSRALSWKARMKIALGVAYALEYMHLTCSPPVAHGNIKARNILLDAQLMPYLCDSGLTKLSHFVNTTRMKDSEAITSAKGYAAPELSDPGADGIKADIYSFGVILLVLLTGQKAFDSSRRPNEQFLVDWAAPHLDDLDSLERITAPRIRGSMPPKAISSLGIIILLCVKQSPDLRPPMTIIADKLVKLVESTGLQKISTTQHLEVDAQDPSFITTRPYFEPSSTVSQGGTESCISR